A single genomic interval of Brassica napus cultivar Da-Ae unplaced genomic scaffold, Da-Ae ScsIHWf_128;HRSCAF=227, whole genome shotgun sequence harbors:
- the LOC106430436 gene encoding regulation of nuclear pre-mRNA domain-containing protein 1A-like: MSTVFSEEILIDKLAKLNSTQQSIETLSHWCIFNRVKAELIVTTWEKQFHSTEMAQKVPLLYLANDILQNSKRQGNEFVQEFWNVLPKAVKDIVSQGDDRGKGVVSRLVKIWEDRRVFGSRSKNLRDVMLGEDCPLPLDVSKKRPRGSKSSKRDRDSKSSRTKLSSGGGVAEKIASAYHLVVAENSNEEAEMSKCKSAVKRIRKMEKDVEEACSTAKDNPKRESLAKELEEEEYLLRQCIEKLKSVQGSRTSLVNQLKDALREQESELENLEAQIQVAQEQTEEAQNMQKRLKDEDYAPKPTTVAPGSVSTDNNGQSSKMTPASIAAMLTASTSSHMIMQSVLSSFAAEATKTSGLSKSESTVPVSYNNSQNQTPATQGQGQGQYHVIPNPAPPQPQPQFMNPPVMNNPYGFGNIPLMPPGLPPPPPPPHMIGNQQPQSNSAQQQQQPPQQGTFQPSGIMYYGAPHHS, encoded by the exons ATGAGCACTGTATTCAGCGAAGAGATCCTCATCGATAAGCTCGCCAAGCTCAACAGCACTCAACAGTCCATCGAAA CTCTGTCGCATTGGTGTATATTCAACCGGGTGAAAGCTGAGCTGATAGTGACGACATGGGAGAAACAGTTTCACAGTACGGAGATGGCTCAGAAAGTGCCTCTTTTGTATTTGGCTAATGATATTCTTCAGAACAGTAAGCGTCAGGGGAATGAGTTCGTGCAAGAGTTTTGGAATGTTCTTCCTAAGGCTGTTAAAGATATTGTCTCTCAGGGTGATGATCGTGGCAAAGGCGTCGTCTCGCGTTTG GTGAAGATATGGGAAGATAGAAGAGTGTTTGGATCACGTTCGAAGAATCTTAGAGATGTGATGCTTGGAGAAGATTGTCCTCTGCCCCTTGATGTCAGCAAAAAGAGGCCTCGAGGATCTAAATCCTCAAAGAGGGACAGGGATTCAAAATCCTCCAGAACG AAACTATCAAGTGGAGGAGGTGTGGCTGAGAAGATAGCATCAGCTTATCACTTGGTTGTTGCGGAAAACTCGAATGAAGAAGCTGAGATGAGTAAATGCAAGTCTGCAGTTAAACGAATCAGGAAGATGGAGAAAGATGTTGAAGAAGCCTGCTCTACTG CCAAAGACAACCCAAAGAGAGAATCACTGGCTAAAGAATTGGAAGAGGAAGAATACCTTTTGAGACAATGCATTGAGAAGCTTAAATCTGTTCAAGGGAGTAGGACTTCCCTTGTCAACCAGCTTAAAGACGCACTACGCGAACAG GAATCTGAACTGGAGAATCTTGAAGCTCAGATTCAG gTGGCACAAGAACAAACAGAAGAAGCTCAAAACATGCAGAAACGCCTCAAGGATGAGGATTATGCACCAAAACCAACAACCGTTGCTCCAGGATCAGTCTCAACTGACAACAACGGCCAATCATCAAAAATGACGCCTGCTTCTATAGCTGCGATGCTCACAGCATCCACCTCGTCCCATATGATCATGCAATCTGTTCTCTCCTCATTCGCAGCTGAAGCAACAAAAACCTCCGGTCTATCCAAATCAGAGAGCACAGTTCCGGTTTCTTACAACAACTCCCAGAACCAGACACCCGCCACACAAGGTCAAGGTCAAGGTCAGTACCATGTGATCCCTAATCCAGCACCACCACAACCACAACCACAGTTCATGAATCCACCGGTAATGAACAATCCTTACGGCTTTGGTAACATTCCATTAATGCCACCTGGACTTCCGCCGCCTCCACCGCCACCGCATATGATAGGTAATCAACAGCCTCAGTCCAACTCagctcaacaacaacaacaacctccTCAACAAGGTACTTTTCAGCCATCTGGGATAATGTATTATGGAGCTCCACACCACTCTTAA